Sequence from the Sphingomicrobium clamense genome:
GCGATGGAAGAGCAATGGGGCGGCTCGCTCGCCGAACGCACCGAGGCGTTCCACGCGCAGGTGCTGGCGATCGCCGAGGCCAATGCGCGGGGGAATAGCGCATGATCGCCGTCCCGCGCCCGATCGCCAACCTGCCATGGGTCCTTCTGATCTCGGTCTGCCTGATCGCAGGCGTCGGGCTGCTGACGCTATATTCGACGGCCGGCGGATCGCTCGAACCCTGGGCCTTGCGCCAAGGACTGATCTTCGTGGCCGTGCTCGGGGCAGCGCTGGTCATCCGGCTTTTCCCCGAGAGCTTCATTAAGGCAATGACCCCGCTGGCCTATGTCGCGGTCCTCGTGCTGCTCGTCCTGGTCGAAGCGATGGGGTATGTCGGCAAGGGCGCGCAGCGCTGGATCGACCTCGGCTTCATGAAGCTGCAGCCGAGCGAATTCATGAAGGTCGTGATCGTCCTCGTGCTCGCCTATTTCTACGAATTGCTTCCGGCGGGCGACCTCAGGAAGCTGCGTGCACTTTGGCCGCCGGCCCTGCTGATCGGGATTCCGGTGGGGCTTATCCTGCTGCAGCCCGACCTCGGCACCGCGCTTGCAGTGTGTTTTGTTGGCGTGGTCGTCATGTTCCTGGCGGGTCTACCCATGTGGTATTTCGTCGCGGGCGGGCTGAGCCTACTTGCCGCACTGCCAATCGCTTATGCCTTCATGCACGATTACCAACGGCGGCGGGTGCTGATTTTCCTCGATCCCGAGGCCGATCCTCTGGGCGCGGGCTATCATATCAGCCAGTCCAAGATCGCGATTGGATCTGGCGGGACATTCGGCAAGGGCTATCTCGATGGCTCGCAAAGCCATCTCCAATACCTTCCCGAAGGCCATACCGACTTCATCTTCTCGGCGATGGTCGAGGAATGGGGGCTGGTCGGCGGGGTCGTGCTGATCCTTGCCTTCGCCGTGCTGATCGGATGGGGGCTGAGACTGGCACGCACCGCCCCGACGCGCTTCGCCCGCTTGGCGTCGGCGGGACTGGCGAGCAATATCTTCTTCTATGTTGCGGTCAATTTGATGATGGTGATGGGCATGGCGCCTGTCGTCGGTATCCCCCTCCCGCTGGTTAGCCATGGCGGCTCGACCGTGATGACCGTGATGCTGTCGATCGGCGTCCTGATGGCGTTCGACCGCCAACGCCGCAACGCCCCGCGCTACCAGCCGGACGAGGGCTGACAATTTCGCGCTTGCACCATTTGAAAAGCGTTGCTAGAGGCCGCGCCCGCAGCGCCAAGAAACCTTTGCCGTTTCAGCGCATTGCCTAAAAGTGTGGACGCATAGCTCAGTTGGTAGAGCAGCTGACTCTTAATCAGCGGGTCCTAGGTTCGAGCCCTAGTGCGTCCACCATTTTTCTCCAAGATCACCGCGGCCATTCGGGCCCCCTACTTGGGACTGACACGAAATGCCTGCCTGAGCCTTCGAGCCGAACAGCGCTCAGGCTGCCACCGGCATAGCAGCCGGTATCGAGCCCGATCCGGTTGGCCCGGTCGGCAGGCTCGGCTTCGATCGTGTGTCCATGCACGACGACCTTGCCGTGATCCTTCTTGCTGGAGAGAAACGGGTCGCGGATCCACATCAGGTCGCGAGCCTTTTGCTTCTTGAGCGATTTGCCGGGGCGGATCCCGGCGTGCGCGAACGCGTAATCGTCGATCGTCACCATGGTTTGGAGGTTGCGCAGAAATTCGAGATGCGACTTGGGCAACGTCT
This genomic interval carries:
- the rodA gene encoding rod shape-determining protein RodA: MIAVPRPIANLPWVLLISVCLIAGVGLLTLYSTAGGSLEPWALRQGLIFVAVLGAALVIRLFPESFIKAMTPLAYVAVLVLLVLVEAMGYVGKGAQRWIDLGFMKLQPSEFMKVVIVLVLAYFYELLPAGDLRKLRALWPPALLIGIPVGLILLQPDLGTALAVCFVGVVVMFLAGLPMWYFVAGGLSLLAALPIAYAFMHDYQRRRVLIFLDPEADPLGAGYHISQSKIAIGSGGTFGKGYLDGSQSHLQYLPEGHTDFIFSAMVEEWGLVGGVVLILAFAVLIGWGLRLARTAPTRFARLASAGLASNIFFYVAVNLMMVMGMAPVVGIPLPLVSHGGSTVMTVMLSIGVLMAFDRQRRNAPRYQPDEG